GAACAGCGAGAGGAGACCTTATGTCGGCAATACAAAGAATATCAATGGTCTCATACGGCGGTGACAGATTCCTCTCAAAGATGGTCGGAGGGCCTGTAGCGGTTGGAAGAAGAGGAGGTCATACTGCTACAATCCAGGAGCTTTTGATGTTTTATTTCATAAACGATATGATTGTCGCAGGTTCAGACTACTGGAATATCGCTTTTGGAAAGGCAAAAGGCGAAGTTTCAGAAGATGAGGAAGGACTCTCAACCGTCAGGAAGTTTGGCGAAAACGTAAGTTTAATCATTAATTCTCTTCAATAAAAACGTCCATGATAATTTTTTTCATGCACGATTTCATGTAAGTTACGAAGTAACTTTCATGTAAATATCATAATTTCTGAATCTTAAATCTTTTTTTTAGATGCAAACAGGCATTGAAAAAGCCAAATGCCGGGCATCTGAAGAGATTTAAAATAGATTTGAAGACGAAAAAAAGAAATTACAATAAATCTGAAAAAACTAAAAACAAAAGACTCATAAACCGTATTTGAGTTTATGGACCTTGTGATTGTGAAATAAAAACAATTTTGTGTGATTTTTTTTTAATGACCGCTGATGTCACCGAAACTTTTCAAAGTATTTTAAAAAAACGTTCATGAAACAAATTTTTCATGCAATGTTTAATGAAAATCATGATTTGATTTTCATGGTAACTTATAAAAACTTTAAAAAATGTTTTGGGTACAAATGACGAATTTTTCCTGAGAAATACACATTAATATAAAGAAAACACTCCCTTTTTGAGAAGATATCAAACGAAAAGAGAGATGATACACTTAAATTATAAATGGCTAAATTATGAGGATC
The genomic region above belongs to Methanomicrobium antiquum and contains:
- a CDS encoding flavodoxin family protein, coding for MTDVIILNASPRESGNTHILCKECADAIEKTGLSTHIISFRGKNIKSCIACNSCKKNTGRCAIDDDGLNEIIDEIKDAKGLIVASPVYFGTARGDLMSAIQRISMVSYGGDRFLSKMVGGPVAVGRRGGHTATIQELLMFYFINDMIVAGSDYWNIAFGKAKGEVSEDEEGLSTVRKFGENVSLIINSLQ